One Leucoraja erinacea ecotype New England chromosome 5, Leri_hhj_1, whole genome shotgun sequence DNA segment encodes these proteins:
- the LOC129697643 gene encoding gastrula zinc finger protein XlCGF7.1-like, protein MTGHKMEKRYECDVCGKAGQCPSELETHRREHTGEHPFCCSDCGKSFKTARALKVHQRVHTDERPFSCSTCGKGFTGSKGLRRHLRVHSGERPFTCSDCGNGFKSSAELKMHRRLHTGERPYTCSDCGKGFTRSTRLLEHQHLHTGERPYTCTHCNKGFTSSTKLLSHQRVHAGDRPIPSPVCGEGFAMASHDLPHQVVHTSGQCYDCPYCSEVFDSSRGLRQHRRTHAGEQLLPPQFQERTGAAGAPVDTQRRETL, encoded by the coding sequence atgacggggcacaagatggagaagcgttatgagtgcgacgtgtgtggcaaggccggGCAGTGCCCGAGCGAGCTGGAGACCCACCGGCGTGAGCACACCGGAGAACACCCATTctgctgctccgactgcggcaagagcttcaagacggcGCGGGCGCTGAAGGTCCACCAGCGAGTGCACACGGACGAGAGGCCCTtcagctgctccacctgtggcaagGGCTTTACCGGGTCGAAGGGGCTACGACGGCACCTGCGAGTGCACAgcggtgagcggcccttcacctgctccgactgcggcaacgGCTTCAAGTCTTCGGCAGAACTGAAGATGCACAGacgcctgcacaccggggagcggccctacacatgcagcgactgcggcaagggcttcacccgctccaccaggctgctggagcaccagcacctccacaccggcgagcgcccctacacctgcacccactgCAACAAGGGCTTCACCAGCTCCACCAAGCTGCTGTCCCATCAGCGGGTACATGCTGGCGACCGTCCcatccccagcccggtgtgtggagagggctttgccatggcctcccacgaCCTGCCTCACCAGgtcgtgcacaccagtggccagtgCTACGACTGCCCATACTGCAGTGAGgtgtttgacagctcgcgggggttgcggcagcaccggcggacccacgccggcgagcagctgctcccaccgCAGTTTCAAGAGCGCACGGGGGCAGCGGGAGCACCAGTGGATACACAGCGGAGAGAGACCCTTTGA